The following proteins come from a genomic window of Methanothermobacter sp.:
- a CDS encoding SMC family ATPase, translated as MIIKSLELKNIRSYREARINFSSGVTLFKGDIGSGKTTILLAVEFALFGLGGQRGAGLLRIGSNRGHVSLTFQVDGKTYTIYRSLRRTDGSISQGECYIETENGRINLRPTEMKDMILKILEYNEPLNPRAKSHIYRYAVFTPQEEMKNIINMNPEDRLKTIRKALRLEDYKIAATNANIVAVRIEKRADELKERIHDLQRLKDKKDDIKSEIHKYRLLIGRIEDEMEKLEEKRKLVEYDLKELERAYEKVKDAEGRKKRLTEKIDIIWEQIEDAKKKNEKIEEEYRRHILEKDKKEKEKSRQEKRLKRVEERLKIIKKGIENIQEDYKSIPLSKNQLKNLKDQEQEHLERLQEIRKDNEKIKKEQSKITRKIKNLEKIKKPSNQSLTEVEETIEKYRRKIGITEEKIGEVNAKINDYSSIKEEKTCPTCGAPVNPSKIKKKLKEKQDQKKELEKTKKEYETKIKEKKKLKEEIIEYENAKRELETLKEKLEDKEQTRQKNNKAIEKIQEKTKKIKTMIKDLEESIKAKSSIQSEMERLKTEETGLEGERDKLKEKIANINASIRSHQEMIRKLKPTQNMEYQENKKIIKEKTSQIEAAKEKIKKLDKILEKKDKIKEKRDQTQNKLDKIMEKIRECENKHQRTIGTLKRIKKEIKELEDQIKEKEKIKRSIKKLKEYVRWLKEYFIPTLHDIETHVMLQINQEFNSHFQRWFQKLVEDNEKTVRIDENFTPIIEQGGYEQDIEHLSGGEKTSVALAYRLALNTIIQRYSTIKSDILILDEPTDGFSKEQLLKLREILDELECSQIIIVSHEEELENLADHTFTIEKNGGISTIQTG; from the coding sequence ATGATTATCAAATCCTTAGAACTTAAGAATATTCGAAGTTATAGGGAGGCAAGGATAAACTTTTCTAGTGGTGTCACATTATTTAAGGGTGATATCGGTTCTGGTAAGACAACAATACTCTTGGCGGTTGAATTCGCCCTTTTTGGTCTTGGAGGTCAAAGAGGGGCTGGTCTACTCCGTATAGGCTCAAATAGGGGTCATGTTTCCCTAACATTCCAAGTGGATGGTAAAACCTACACTATCTATAGGAGCCTTAGAAGGACTGATGGTAGTATAAGCCAGGGTGAATGTTATATCGAAACAGAGAATGGCAGGATAAATTTGAGACCGACAGAGATGAAGGATATGATACTTAAAATATTGGAGTATAATGAGCCTTTGAATCCGCGTGCAAAAAGCCACATTTACAGGTATGCTGTTTTCACCCCACAAGAAGAGATGAAAAATATAATAAATATGAACCCTGAAGACCGGCTTAAGACAATTAGAAAGGCTTTAAGATTGGAAGATTATAAGATAGCCGCCACTAACGCTAATATAGTGGCGGTTAGGATTGAAAAGAGGGCTGATGAACTCAAAGAGAGAATACACGACCTCCAAAGATTAAAGGATAAAAAAGATGATATTAAAAGTGAAATACACAAATACAGGCTTTTAATCGGGAGAATAGAAGATGAAATGGAAAAATTAGAAGAGAAGAGAAAGCTTGTAGAATATGATCTTAAGGAGCTTGAAAGAGCATATGAAAAGGTTAAAGATGCCGAAGGCAGAAAAAAGAGACTGACAGAAAAAATTGATATTATATGGGAGCAAATAGAGGATGCCAAGAAAAAAAATGAAAAAATAGAGGAAGAATATAGAAGACACATTCTAGAAAAGGATAAAAAAGAAAAAGAAAAATCAAGACAAGAAAAGAGACTAAAAAGGGTGGAAGAACGCTTAAAAATTATAAAAAAGGGAATAGAGAACATCCAAGAAGACTATAAGAGCATACCATTAAGCAAAAACCAATTAAAAAACTTGAAAGACCAAGAGCAAGAGCATCTAGAAAGGCTCCAAGAAATCCGAAAAGACAACGAAAAAATCAAAAAAGAACAATCCAAGATCACCAGAAAAATCAAAAACTTGGAAAAGATTAAAAAACCATCCAATCAAAGCCTAACAGAAGTCGAAGAAACCATAGAAAAATACAGGAGAAAAATAGGGATAACAGAGGAAAAAATAGGAGAAGTTAACGCTAAAATAAATGACTACTCCTCAATAAAAGAAGAAAAAACATGTCCAACATGCGGAGCCCCAGTCAACCCATCCAAAATCAAAAAGAAACTCAAAGAAAAACAAGACCAGAAAAAAGAACTTGAAAAAACAAAAAAAGAATACGAGACAAAAATAAAAGAAAAAAAGAAGCTCAAAGAAGAAATAATAGAATATGAAAACGCCAAAAGGGAACTAGAAACTCTCAAAGAAAAATTAGAAGACAAGGAACAAACCCGCCAAAAAAATAATAAGGCAATAGAAAAAATCCAAGAAAAAACAAAAAAGATAAAAACGATGATAAAAGACCTAGAAGAGAGCATAAAAGCAAAATCCAGCATACAAAGTGAAATGGAACGGCTTAAAACAGAAGAAACTGGATTAGAAGGTGAAAGAGACAAATTAAAAGAAAAAATAGCCAACATAAACGCCTCCATAAGATCACATCAAGAAATGATCAGAAAACTAAAACCAACACAAAACATGGAATACCAAGAAAACAAAAAAATCATAAAGGAAAAAACAAGCCAAATAGAAGCCGCAAAGGAAAAAATCAAAAAACTGGACAAAATACTAGAAAAAAAAGATAAAATAAAAGAAAAAAGAGACCAAACCCAGAATAAACTAGACAAAATCATGGAAAAGATAAGAGAATGTGAAAATAAACACCAAAGAACCATTGGAACACTCAAAAGGATAAAAAAAGAAATCAAAGAATTAGAAGACCAGATAAAAGAAAAAGAAAAGATAAAAAGATCCATAAAAAAACTAAAAGAATATGTTAGATGGCTCAAAGAATACTTCATACCAACACTCCACGATATCGAAACCCATGTAATGCTACAAATAAACCAAGAATTCAACAGCCACTTCCAACGCTGGTTCCAAAAACTCGTAGAAGACAATGAAAAAACCGTAAGAATAGACGAAAACTTCACACCCATCATAGAACAAGGAGGCTACGAACAAGACATAGAACACCTCAGCGGAGGAGAAAAAACAAGCGTAGCACTGGCATACAGACTAGCACTAAACACCATCATACAAAGATACTCCACAATAAAATCAGACATACTCATACTAGACGAACCAACAGACGGATTCAGCAAAGAACAACTCCTAAAACTCAGAGAAATACTAGACGAACTTGAATGCTCACAGATAATAATAGTATCCCACGAAGAAGAACTAGAAAACCTCGCAGACCACACATTCACAATAGAAAAAAATGGTGGAATCTCAACAATCCAAACAGGATAA
- a CDS encoding DNA repair exonuclease — protein sequence MYKFAHLADCHLGAHRYTELKNIEIESFRRAIKKSIDSKVDFIIISGDLFHSNIPNMEVVKEVAKILKGLKEAGIPVYVCYGSHDYSPTRTSMIDVLESAGLLKKVDRIRQGKKGYTLDFTVDPRTGAKLTGISARRMSMEIEQFRHLDKSPLEAEEGFKIFLFHSAITEFKPAHLSEMESIPLNLFPQGFDYYAGGHLHERIEKYEEDYGLIVYPGPLFGSYATDLEANAKGKERGFYIIEFDDTIQSASFLPLDLVEYAYFEYDVTGKSSHEAMDDIISKLQVYDVEDKLVMVKILGELSSGKTADIDPLRIRDLLIGMGALHVNINRHGLRRSERRKIRIRVEDVPQVEKSLFKENREDLDILRECDVDVAMELLAVLRRDREPNERRIDYEEGMFKDAIRVLSLDKSLGDLL from the coding sequence ATGTATAAGTTCGCTCATTTAGCAGACTGCCATCTCGGAGCCCACAGATACACAGAACTAAAAAACATAGAAATTGAAAGTTTCAGAAGGGCCATTAAAAAATCTATCGATTCAAAAGTTGATTTTATCATAATATCAGGGGATTTGTTCCATTCCAACATACCCAATATGGAAGTTGTCAAAGAAGTCGCTAAAATACTAAAAGGACTCAAAGAGGCTGGAATACCAGTATATGTATGTTATGGGAGTCATGATTACAGTCCAACCAGAACATCAATGATCGACGTGCTTGAAAGCGCAGGCCTGCTAAAAAAGGTGGACAGAATCCGCCAAGGAAAAAAAGGGTATACTCTTGATTTTACCGTCGACCCAAGGACCGGGGCGAAACTTACAGGTATATCAGCCCGTAGAATGAGCATGGAAATAGAACAGTTCAGACACTTGGACAAGAGCCCATTAGAGGCCGAAGAAGGGTTTAAGATATTCCTTTTTCATAGTGCCATAACAGAATTTAAACCAGCACATCTTTCAGAAATGGAGTCTATACCATTAAACCTTTTCCCCCAGGGTTTTGATTATTATGCTGGGGGTCACTTACATGAGAGGATAGAAAAATATGAAGAAGATTATGGCCTGATAGTATACCCTGGGCCATTGTTTGGATCATATGCAACTGATCTTGAAGCAAATGCCAAGGGCAAAGAACGGGGATTTTATATTATAGAATTTGATGATACTATCCAGAGTGCGAGTTTTCTGCCCTTGGACCTTGTTGAATATGCCTATTTTGAATATGATGTTACGGGTAAAAGCTCCCATGAGGCTATGGATGATATAATCTCTAAGCTCCAGGTTTATGATGTTGAAGATAAGCTTGTTATGGTGAAGATTTTGGGCGAGCTTTCATCAGGTAAAACAGCCGATATAGACCCCTTGAGGATAAGGGATTTGCTCATAGGGATGGGGGCTTTACATGTTAACATAAACCGTCATGGTCTCAGGCGCAGTGAAAGACGAAAGATAAGGATTAGGGTAGAGGATGTTCCGCAGGTTGAAAAGAGCCTTTTCAAGGAGAACAGGGAAGACTTAGACATTCTCAGAGAGTGTGATGTTGATGTTGCCATGGAACTCTTGGCAGTTTTAAGGAGGGATAGGGAACCTAATGAGCGCAGAATAGATTATGAAGAGGGGATGTTTAAGGATGCTATACGTGTATTGTCACTTGATAAGTCATTGGGTGATCTTTTATGA